In Cloacibacterium caeni, a single window of DNA contains:
- the bla gene encoding class A beta-lactamase, subclass A2 — protein sequence MKKLTILFLLISIFSCAQKAELKKEISKITEGKKATVAVSVLGIDFPFQYNNNNAEKKLPMQSVFKFHIALAVLDLVDQGKLSLDQKVFIKKSELLPQTWSPIREKNPEGNFEITLGEALKWMVSESDNNCTDIILRLIDGTKTVQNFLDDKKIKNTQIKFNEEDCHKILNLQYQNYTTTKSANNTLKVFFDKELISKNSTNFLYKLMVETSTGKNRLVAGIPKGTEVAHRTGTSFTENGITPAINNIGIVTLPNGKKYAISVFVSDSKENFGVNEKIISDISKVVYESLNKPKSGFFFNWK from the coding sequence ATGAAAAAACTCACCATACTTTTTCTACTCATCTCCATTTTTAGTTGTGCACAAAAAGCCGAACTGAAAAAAGAAATTTCTAAAATTACCGAAGGAAAAAAAGCTACAGTTGCGGTTTCTGTTTTGGGAATAGATTTTCCATTTCAATACAACAACAATAATGCAGAGAAAAAACTTCCGATGCAAAGTGTTTTTAAATTTCATATTGCTTTGGCGGTTTTGGACTTGGTAGATCAAGGTAAACTTTCGCTTGACCAAAAAGTTTTCATCAAAAAATCTGAATTGTTACCTCAAACTTGGAGTCCAATTCGTGAGAAAAATCCCGAAGGAAATTTTGAAATAACTTTAGGTGAAGCTCTAAAATGGATGGTTTCAGAAAGTGATAATAATTGTACTGATATAATTTTAAGATTAATTGATGGAACAAAAACGGTTCAAAATTTTCTTGACGATAAAAAAATTAAAAACACACAAATAAAATTTAATGAAGAAGATTGCCATAAAATCCTTAATCTTCAATATCAGAATTATACCACTACAAAATCAGCAAACAATACTTTAAAAGTTTTTTTTGATAAAGAATTAATTTCAAAAAACTCTACCAATTTTCTTTATAAATTAATGGTAGAAACATCAACTGGTAAAAATCGTTTAGTTGCAGGAATTCCCAAAGGAACAGAAGTTGCACATAGAACGGGAACGTCTTTTACAGAAAATGGAATTACTCCTGCTATAAATAATATTGGAATTGTTACTTTACCAAATGGAAAAAAATACGCTATAAGTGTTTTTGTAAGCGACTCCAAAGAAAACTTTGGTGTAAATGAAAAAATAATTTCGGATATTTCTAAAGTGGTTTATGAAAGTTTGAATAAGCCGAAATCTGGGTTCTTTTTTAATTGGAAATAA
- a CDS encoding Gfo/Idh/MocA family protein: MLKAGLVGAGHLGKIHLRLLNQSDKYELVGFHDKDVENGKKLEAEFGYKYFENFDDLLAEIDMLDIVTPTVYHYDYAMKAIEKGLHFFIEKPVTQTLKQAEEILYKCRENGIKAQVGHVERYNPAFIATKDFIQNPMFIEIHRLAEFNPRGTDVSVVLDLMIHDLDILLSIVKSKVKNIHASGVCVVSKTPDICNARIEFENGCVANLTTSRISMKAMRKSRFFQQDAYISVDFLEKKAEVIRMKEAPEHPTDFDMIIENADGEKSQILFEYPNIQPNNAILDELNSFADAINENREVEVSLEDGTEALKVALEIMKLIS; this comes from the coding sequence ATGTTAAAGGCAGGTTTAGTAGGTGCTGGTCACCTTGGAAAAATTCACTTAAGACTTCTTAATCAATCAGATAAATATGAACTCGTAGGTTTTCACGACAAAGATGTAGAAAACGGAAAAAAACTAGAAGCAGAGTTCGGATACAAATATTTTGAAAATTTCGATGATTTATTGGCGGAAATAGACATGTTAGACATCGTTACGCCTACTGTTTATCATTACGATTATGCCATGAAAGCCATAGAAAAAGGGCTTCATTTTTTTATAGAAAAACCAGTAACCCAAACACTGAAACAAGCGGAAGAAATTCTCTATAAATGCAGAGAAAACGGCATAAAAGCACAAGTAGGACACGTAGAAAGATATAATCCAGCGTTTATTGCGACCAAAGATTTCATCCAAAATCCTATGTTCATCGAAATTCACCGATTGGCAGAATTTAATCCGAGAGGAACAGATGTTTCGGTGGTTCTGGATTTGATGATTCACGACTTGGACATTTTGCTTTCTATTGTAAAATCTAAGGTGAAAAACATTCACGCAAGTGGAGTTTGCGTGGTTTCTAAAACACCGGATATTTGTAATGCGAGAATTGAGTTTGAAAACGGTTGCGTAGCGAATTTGACTACTTCTAGAATTTCGATGAAAGCGATGAGAAAATCTCGTTTTTTCCAACAAGATGCTTATATTTCTGTAGATTTCTTGGAGAAAAAAGCGGAAGTCATCAGAATGAAAGAAGCTCCAGAACATCCTACCGATTTTGACATGATTATCGAAAATGCAGATGGTGAAAAATCTCAAATTTTATTTGAATATCCTAACATTCAACCGAATAATGCAATTTTAGACGAGTTGAATTCTTTTGCTGATGCGATTAATGAAAACCGTGAAGTAGAAGTTTCATTAGAAGACGGAACAGAAGCGCTGAAAGTAGCTTTGGAGATTATGAAGTTGATTTCGTAA
- a CDS encoding carboxypeptidase-like regulatory domain-containing protein, translating into MYKKLITSLLLLVTTVVLAQVGSVTISVFDEFSKKPISATVKIQNFEQTFTGNGSVSITDLMSGNYNFEIFSEGYDVGFLNDINVVPNQNLTFSIGLNKSAKQIQEVTLTKKLYKTTAESPISLRNITSEEVQKNAGSNRDVSKAILSFPGVGSTATF; encoded by the coding sequence ATGTATAAAAAATTAATTACCAGTTTACTTTTATTAGTGACCACAGTAGTTTTGGCACAAGTAGGAAGTGTTACCATCTCGGTTTTTGATGAATTTTCTAAAAAACCGATTTCTGCAACGGTAAAAATTCAAAATTTTGAACAAACTTTTACTGGAAACGGAAGTGTTTCTATTACAGATTTAATGTCAGGAAATTACAATTTCGAAATCTTTTCTGAAGGTTATGATGTTGGTTTTCTGAATGATATCAACGTAGTTCCGAATCAAAATCTTACGTTTTCTATCGGATTAAATAAATCAGCAAAACAAATTCAGGAAGTTACTTTAACTAAAAAATTATACAAAACCACAGCAGAATCCCCAATTTCCCTTAGAAATATTACAAGCGAAGAAGTGCAAAAAAATGCAGGTTCTAACCGTGATGTTTCTAAAGCAATTTTAAGTTTTCCAGGAGTGGGAAGTACAGCAACTTTCTGA
- a CDS encoding META domain-containing protein, which translates to MKKIFWALVISTTMISCATISKIGSKQESVANTKWTLVDNNFSGAKAPTLVIEGKRITGNGGCNNYFSDVVITTSTGTFDVGNVGATKMACDNMMTEQSYFTVLEQVNKYVVNEGYLELYKDNLLLLKFKKQ; encoded by the coding sequence ATGAAAAAAATATTTTGGGCACTTGTGATTTCTACAACTATGATTTCGTGTGCTACAATTTCTAAAATTGGTTCTAAACAAGAATCTGTAGCCAATACAAAATGGACTTTGGTAGATAATAATTTTTCAGGAGCGAAAGCACCTACTTTAGTAATAGAAGGAAAGAGAATTACAGGAAATGGTGGTTGCAATAACTATTTTTCTGATGTGGTGATTACCACTTCAACTGGGACTTTTGATGTAGGAAATGTAGGAGCTACTAAAATGGCTTGTGATAATATGATGACTGAGCAAAGTTATTTCACAGTGTTAGAACAAGTGAATAAATATGTAGTTAATGAAGGTTATTTAGAACTTTATAAAGATAATTTATTGCTATTGAAATTTAAGAAACAATAA
- a CDS encoding nitroreductase family protein: MMKTFEDIVHYRRSVRHYQNVEIDSEKVKHCIELATLSPNSSNMQLWEFYHVTEPEILKKLAVACLSQEAAATAKQMVVFVTRQDLHRKRAKKMAELETQNVLKNTPPEKQEKRIKRWQMYYGKVMPFLYSKFLGILGIFRKILVNVIGVFRPITYQVSENDARVVVHKTCALAAQTFMLAMSNEGYDTCPMEGFDSRRVKKILNLPFGAEINMIVSCGIRDEKGVWGDRMRVDFEEVYKRL; the protein is encoded by the coding sequence ATGATGAAAACTTTTGAAGATATCGTTCATTACCGCCGTTCTGTAAGGCATTATCAAAATGTAGAAATAGATTCAGAAAAGGTGAAACATTGTATAGAATTGGCTACTTTATCGCCCAATTCTTCTAATATGCAACTGTGGGAATTTTACCACGTTACTGAGCCAGAAATTTTAAAAAAATTGGCGGTTGCTTGTTTGAGTCAGGAAGCAGCAGCTACTGCAAAACAAATGGTGGTTTTCGTGACGCGACAAGATTTGCACAGAAAAAGAGCCAAAAAAATGGCAGAACTAGAAACGCAAAACGTCTTGAAAAATACACCTCCGGAAAAACAAGAAAAACGAATCAAGCGTTGGCAAATGTATTACGGAAAAGTAATGCCGTTTTTGTATTCTAAATTTCTAGGAATTCTAGGAATTTTTAGAAAAATTTTAGTCAATGTGATTGGTGTTTTCAGACCAATTACCTATCAAGTTTCAGAAAATGATGCGAGAGTAGTAGTACATAAAACGTGTGCTTTGGCGGCGCAAACCTTCATGTTGGCGATGAGCAATGAAGGTTATGATACTTGTCCGATGGAAGGTTTTGACAGCAGAAGAGTGAAAAAGATTCTCAATTTACCTTTTGGTGCAGAAATTAATATGATAGTTTCTTGCGGAATAAGAGATGAAAAAGGAGTTTGGGGCGATAGAATGAGAGTGGATTTTGAAGAGGTTTATAAAAGATTATAA
- a CDS encoding 3-hydroxyacyl-CoA dehydrogenase family protein, protein MNKNIVVIGAGTMGNGIAHTFAQTGFKVNLVDVKQENLDRALSIISKNLDRIIAKGNLTEEQKAETLGNISKFTQLSDACGNADLIVEAATENQELKLKIFQQMDEFAPENCILATNTSSISITKIASATKRPEKVIGMHFMNPVPIMKLVEIIKGYSTSKETFDAIFEMSKTLGKVPVEVNDYPGFVANRILMPMINEAIETLYNGVAGVEEIDTVMKLGMAHPMGPLQLADFIGLDVCLAILNVMYDGFKNPKYAPNPLLVNMVTAGKLGVKSGEGFYDYSESKKAEKVAKMFVK, encoded by the coding sequence ATGAACAAAAACATCGTCGTAATAGGAGCTGGAACCATGGGAAACGGAATTGCCCATACTTTTGCTCAAACTGGTTTTAAAGTAAATTTGGTAGATGTAAAACAAGAGAATTTAGATAGAGCACTTTCTATTATTTCAAAAAATCTTGACAGAATTATTGCCAAAGGAAACCTTACCGAAGAACAAAAAGCCGAAACTCTGGGAAATATTTCAAAGTTTACCCAACTTTCAGATGCTTGTGGAAACGCAGATTTAATAGTAGAAGCTGCAACAGAAAACCAAGAATTAAAACTCAAAATCTTTCAACAAATGGATGAATTTGCGCCAGAAAATTGTATTCTCGCCACCAATACTTCATCTATTTCTATCACTAAAATTGCTTCGGCTACAAAGCGTCCAGAAAAAGTAATCGGAATGCACTTTATGAATCCAGTTCCGATTATGAAATTGGTAGAAATCATCAAAGGTTATTCTACTTCTAAAGAAACTTTTGATGCGATTTTTGAAATGTCTAAAACGCTAGGAAAAGTTCCTGTAGAAGTGAACGATTATCCTGGTTTTGTGGCCAACAGAATTCTAATGCCAATGATTAACGAAGCGATTGAAACCCTTTACAACGGAGTTGCTGGTGTAGAAGAAATTGATACCGTAATGAAACTAGGAATGGCTCATCCAATGGGACCACTTCAGTTGGCAGATTTCATAGGATTAGACGTTTGTTTGGCAATTCTCAATGTTATGTATGACGGATTCAAAAATCCTAAATATGCTCCAAATCCACTCTTAGTGAATATGGTAACTGCAGGAAAATTAGGTGTAAAATCAGGCGAAGGTTTCTATGACTATTCAGAATCTAAAAAAGCAGAAAAAGTAGCAAAAATGTTTGTGAAATAA
- a CDS encoding urocanate hydratase produces the protein MTFQQQIQQGIPTELPQPKPYEPQINHAPKRKEILNEEEKKLALKNALRYFEPKFHAELLPEFREELEKYGRIYMYRFRPDYEMYARPISEYPGNSLQAKSIMLMIQNNLSYAVAQHPHELITYGGNGAVFQNWAQYLLTMKYLSEMTDEQTLVMYSGHPLGLFPSHKDAPRVVVTNGMVIPNYSKPDDWEKFNALGVSQYGQMTAGSYMYIGPQGIVHGTTITVLNAFRKIKKSPKGGLFVTSGLGGMSGAQPKAGNIAGCITVCAEVNPKITKIRHEQKWVDEIHENLDELVARVRKAQENEETVSLAYLGNVVEVWEKFEQENLKIDIGSDQTSLHNPWAGGYYPVGISFEDSNKMMAENPELFKEKVQESLRRHAATINKHTEKGTYFFDYGNAFLLECSRAGADVLAENPTLGREFKYPSYVQDIMGPMCFDYGFGPFRWVCASGKPEDLQKTDEIACEVLEEIMKNSPEEIQQQMQDNITWIKGAQENNLVVGSQARILYADAEGRMKIAEKFNQAIKNGEIGPVVLGRDHHDVSGTDSPYRETSNIYDGSRFTADMAIHNVIGDSFRGATWVSIHNGGGVGWGEVINGGFGMLLDGSEDADRRLKSMLFWDVNNGISRRSWARNEGAIFAIKRAMEAEPNLKVTLPNFVDESLF, from the coding sequence ATGACTTTCCAACAACAGATACAACAAGGAATTCCAACCGAACTTCCTCAACCAAAACCATACGAACCTCAAATTAATCATGCTCCGAAACGTAAAGAAATTCTCAATGAAGAAGAGAAAAAGTTAGCGCTAAAGAATGCTTTACGTTATTTTGAACCGAAATTTCATGCAGAATTGTTGCCAGAATTTCGTGAAGAGTTAGAGAAATATGGTAGAATTTACATGTATCGTTTTCGTCCAGATTACGAAATGTATGCAAGACCAATTTCAGAATATCCAGGGAATTCTTTACAGGCGAAATCTATTATGCTCATGATTCAAAATAATTTGAGTTATGCAGTGGCGCAACATCCTCATGAATTGATAACTTACGGTGGAAATGGGGCGGTTTTCCAAAATTGGGCGCAATATCTTTTGACTATGAAATATTTGTCAGAAATGACAGACGAACAAACTTTGGTGATGTATTCTGGGCATCCTCTTGGTTTATTTCCAAGTCATAAAGATGCTCCAAGAGTAGTAGTAACGAACGGAATGGTGATTCCAAATTATTCTAAACCAGATGATTGGGAGAAATTTAACGCTTTGGGAGTTTCGCAATATGGACAAATGACCGCAGGAAGTTATATGTACATTGGTCCGCAAGGAATTGTGCACGGAACTACGATTACGGTTCTGAATGCTTTTAGAAAAATTAAAAAATCACCAAAAGGAGGACTTTTTGTAACTTCTGGTTTAGGCGGAATGTCTGGAGCTCAACCAAAAGCAGGAAATATTGCAGGTTGTATCACGGTTTGTGCCGAAGTGAATCCTAAAATTACCAAAATTCGTCACGAACAAAAATGGGTTGATGAAATTCATGAAAATCTAGATGAATTAGTTGCTAGAGTAAGAAAAGCACAAGAAAATGAAGAAACTGTTTCTTTGGCTTATCTCGGAAATGTGGTAGAAGTTTGGGAAAAGTTTGAACAAGAAAATTTAAAAATTGATATCGGAAGCGACCAAACTTCGCTACACAATCCTTGGGCTGGAGGTTATTATCCTGTCGGAATTTCTTTTGAAGATTCCAATAAGATGATGGCGGAAAATCCAGAATTATTCAAGGAAAAAGTTCAGGAAAGTTTAAGAAGACACGCTGCTACAATTAATAAACACACCGAAAAAGGAACGTATTTCTTTGATTATGGAAACGCTTTTCTGCTTGAATGTTCTAGAGCTGGAGCCGATGTTTTGGCAGAAAACCCAACTTTGGGAAGAGAGTTTAAATATCCAAGTTATGTTCAAGATATAATGGGACCGATGTGTTTTGATTACGGATTTGGACCGTTTCGTTGGGTTTGTGCTTCAGGAAAACCTGAAGATTTACAAAAAACCGATGAAATCGCTTGCGAAGTTTTAGAAGAAATCATGAAAAATTCTCCAGAAGAGATTCAGCAACAAATGCAAGACAACATTACTTGGATTAAAGGAGCGCAAGAAAATAATTTGGTTGTTGGTTCACAAGCGAGAATTCTCTACGCCGACGCAGAAGGTAGAATGAAAATTGCCGAAAAATTTAATCAAGCCATTAAAAATGGAGAAATTGGCCCTGTTGTTTTGGGAAGGGATCATCACGATGTTTCTGGAACAGATTCACCTTACAGAGAAACGTCTAATATTTATGACGGAAGCCGTTTTACAGCAGATATGGCGATTCATAATGTAATTGGCGACAGTTTCCGAGGTGCAACTTGGGTTTCAATTCACAATGGAGGTGGAGTTGGTTGGGGAGAAGTGATTAATGGTGGTTTCGGAATGTTATTGGATGGTTCTGAAGATGCCGACCGAAGATTAAAATCAATGCTTTTTTGGGATGTAAACAACGGAATTTCCAGAAGAAGTTGGGCTAGAAATGAAGGTGCAATCTTTGCCATAAAACGCGCAATGGAAGCAGAGCCGAACTTGAAAGTGACGTTGCCGAATTTTGTGGATGAGAGTTTATTTTAA
- a CDS encoding protein-L-isoaspartate(D-aspartate) O-methyltransferase, producing the protein MQDSFVHKGKRKILVEYLREKIGISDENVLKAMNEVPRHLFLESVFEDFAYEDRAFPIAANQTISHPSTVAEQTELLEVQEKEKILEIGTGCGYQTAVLVTMNAFVYTVERQKDLHDFAQKKLREMHLRPKFQSFGDGFLGLPTFAPFDKILVTCGAEILPVELLKQLKIGGKMVIPMGKTDEQILYRFTKISEKEFEKEEFGAYKFVPMLQDRNK; encoded by the coding sequence ATGCAGGACTCATTTGTACATAAAGGAAAACGTAAAATTTTAGTAGAATATCTACGCGAAAAAATTGGAATTTCAGATGAAAATGTGTTAAAAGCCATGAATGAAGTTCCGCGTCATCTTTTTTTAGAAAGTGTTTTTGAGGATTTTGCTTATGAAGACAGGGCATTTCCTATTGCGGCTAATCAAACCATTTCGCATCCTTCTACTGTTGCCGAACAAACCGAATTGTTAGAAGTTCAGGAAAAGGAAAAAATTCTGGAAATTGGTACAGGTTGTGGGTATCAAACTGCGGTTTTGGTCACCATGAATGCTTTTGTTTACACCGTAGAAAGACAAAAAGATTTACACGATTTTGCCCAAAAAAAACTGCGTGAAATGCATCTTCGTCCGAAATTTCAAAGTTTTGGCGATGGATTTTTAGGTTTGCCTACTTTTGCGCCTTTTGATAAAATTTTGGTGACTTGTGGAGCAGAAATTCTTCCTGTAGAACTGTTGAAACAACTCAAAATAGGAGGAAAAATGGTCATTCCTATGGGAAAAACAGACGAACAGATTCTCTATAGATTTACCAAAATTTCTGAAAAAGAATTTGAAAAAGAAGAATTCGGAGCGTATAAATTCGTTCCGATGTTGCAGGATAGAAATAAATAA